In Planctomycetota bacterium, the sequence CGATGACCATCACCGTCGAGTTCGGCACGTCGACGCCGACCTCGATCACGGTCGTGCTCACCAGGACATCGAGCTCGCCGTCGCGAAAGTCCGCCATCGTCTGCTGCTTCTCGTCTGGCGGGAGTTGCCCGTGCATCATGCCGATGCGCAGGCCCTTCAGGTACTTCTTCTTCAGGTCGTCGAAGTGCTTGCGGACCGACGCGGTGTCGGAAAGCCCGTCGTCGTCGATCTGCGGCAGCACGACATACGCCTGCCTGCCTTCCTCGACCTGCCGCCGCACAAAGTCGTACGCCTTCTTCCGCTCCCGCGGCTTGAGGTGGTATGTGCGGATCGGTTGCCTTCCCGGCGGGAGTTCGTCGAGCGTTGTCACGTCGAAGTCCGACAGGTACGAAAGCGCCAGCGTTCGCGGAATCGGCGTCGCGGTCATGACGAGGTAGTGCGGCGACGTGCCGGCGTTCATGAGATGGCCGCGTTGCTTGACGCCGAGCTTGTGCTGTTCGTCGATGATGACCAGGCCGAGGTTGGCGAAGTCGATGTCCTTCTGCAGCAGCGCCTGCGTGCCGACGGCGATGTCGGTCTGGTCGAACATCGCCGCACCGACGCCGCCACCTGCACGCTTCGTCCGACCCGTGACGAGGTCGACGCCGACCTTGCTGCCTTCGAGCATCTTGGACAGGTTCCGGTAGTGCTGCTCGGCGAGGACTTCGGTCGGCGCGAGGAAGGCGCACTGCATCTTGTTCGCCACGGCGATGAGCATCGCGTAGAGCGCGACGACGGTCTTGCCGCTGCCGACGTCGCCCTGGAGCAGGCGGTTCATCGGCCGGCCGGACTTGAGATCGGCGGCGATCTGGAACACCGCGTTCTGCTGGGCCCGCGTCATGTCGAACGGGAAGCGCCCGCGAATCCTCCCGTCGAGCGTCTTGTCGATCCGCAGCACAGGGGCGGACAAGCGTCTTTCGCGCTCACGCCGACCGATCTGCAACCCGAGCTGCAGGAGCATGAGTTCGTCGAAGACAAGCCGACGCCGACCGGCGAGCGCGTCGCGCCAACTCGTCGGCATGTGTACCAGCCGATACGCCTCCGCCCGGCCGGGCAGGTTCCGTTCGGTTAGCAGCGCTTCGTCGAACCACTCCTCGACGTCGGCGAGCATGGCGTCGATGTTGTCCTTGACGATCGCGACGATCTCGTCGGAGGCCAGGTCGGCCGTCGCCGCGTAGATCGGGCGGAACATCGCCTCGTCGGTGGTGGGGGTTTCGTCGTCGACAACCTCCCACTTGGGCTGGGTCATCTGCGGCAGGCTGCGGAAGCTGCGGACCTTGCCGCGGACGCGGACGCGCGTGCCGGGCGATAGCCGGTTGCGCAGCCAGGCGGCGTTGAACCAGGAGAGCGCGAGCTTGCCGGTCTCGTCTTCGAGCGTGGCTTCGAACCGGCCGCGCCGGCCGGGGACATAGTTGGTCGCGACGATCTCGCCGCGGGCCGACTGAATCTGCTCGGGCACGAGCTCGACGATGTCGCGCTCCTCGGACTCGAACTGATACCGGCGCGGGAAGTAGTCGAGCAGGTCGCGCGCGGTGCGGACGCCCTTGGCGCGGAAGACCTCCGCCCGCTTGGGTCCGACGCCGGTGAGTCGCTCGATGTCCACCGATTGAGGGTAGGGCAGGCACTGCCTGCCACTGCGGCGAGTTCGGTTGGCAGGCAGTGCCTGCCCTACGGTCTTGCGTGTCCCCGTTTGTCCAACTCGCCGACCCGTCGTCGTACGTCGCCTGCAAGATCGATCTCGTGTCCGACGATCCGCAGCGGGAGTACTGGTGCGACTTCTTCCCGCAGAACGTGCGGAACGTGCTCGGGCGGCTGACGGCGCCGCAGGCGCGGAAGGACGCGTGCATCGCGGAGTTCGACAAGCGGTTCGCGGCGTTCAAGGTCGATCCGCGGTCTTTCGGCAACGTCGTGACGATGTACGACATCGACGTGTGGCGCGAGGACATCTTCCGCCGGCACGGGTTCGACGATCCGTTTGCCGGCGACAAGGCGAGCGAGAACGCGAAGATGCTGCCGGTGCTGCCGAGCGTGCTGGCGCATCTCGACGAGCTCGACGGGGATGAACTCGCGTTGGCGTTGGTCCGCGGCGTCTTCGCGGGCAACGTCTTTGACATGGGCGCACCGGCGACGGCCAAGACCTTCCAGAACGGCGGCGTCGGCTTCGAGGAGACCCGCGACGGTATCAAGCCCCGCCCCTGGCTCATCGACGACTTCGACACGCTGCGCCCTCGGCTCGTCGACGTCACGCACAAGCACTGCGTCTACTTTGTCGACAACGCGGGGAGCGACGTGCTGCTCGGAGCGTTGCCGTTCATGCGGCATCTCGCACGACACGGCTGCCGGGTGACGATCGCGGCGAACAAGCTGCCGGCGCTCAACGACGTGACCGCCGCCGACATGCGTCGGCTCTGGCCGGAGGTGTGCGAGGTCGCGCCGAGCTTCGCCGACCTGCCGATCCAGATCGTGTGCACGGGGACCGGCGAGCCGCAGATCGACCTACTGAACGTGAGCGATGAGTTGAACGAAGTCGCGGCCGACGCGGACCTGGTCGTGCTCGAAGGCATGGGCCGGGGGATCGAGACAAACCTGGACGCGGACCTGCGTTGCGATCGGCTGAACCTCGCGATGCTCAAGGACGAGTGGTTCGCCAAGCCGCTGGGCGGGGAGTTGTACGACGTGGTGTGCCGGTACGTGCCGGCGTGACCGTACGAGGCACGACCGTGAGGGAGTGCGGCGGGCGCAGCCCGCATCTCTCTGCCAGATCGTTCGATGTCGCGCCGAGACGCTGCTGCGCGGCCACACCCCCTCACGGTCGTGCCTCGTACGGGACATGCCTAACATCCAACGTGAACGGACTCGACCCGCAAACCATCGGCGGCCTGCTTAATCGGCCGATGCCCCAGAACATGCCCATGGCCGCCCCCGGCCCCAACTACCAACGCACACGCGAGATGACCCTCGAGGAAATGCTCCTTGAGAACCGCGTGGTCTTCCTCATCGGCGAGATCAACCACGCGTCCGCCTCCCGCGTCATCATGCAGATGCTGTATCTGCAGAGCGTCAAGCGTGACGCCGACATCAACTTCTACATCAACAGCCCCGGCGGCGTCGTCGACGACACGCTGGCGATGTACGACATCATGCGGTTCCTCTCGTGTGACGTCGCGACCTACTGCCTGGGCCGGGCCCAGAGCGGTGGGGCGATCGTCCTGGCCGCCGGCACCAAGGGCAAACGCTTCATCCTGCCCAACGCCAACGTGATGATCCACCAGCCCTACGGCGGCGTGTACGGCCAGACCTCCGACATCGAGATCCAGGCCGAGGAAATCCTCAAGACCAAGAACAACCTCAACAGCATCCTCGCCAAATGCACGGGTCAGGACGTCGAGCGCATCGCCGAGGACGCCGAGCGGGACAAGTTCTTCAACGCCCAGGAGGCGAAGGCGTACGGCCTGGTCGACGAAGTCCTCGGCGAGGACGCCGAAGAGGAAAAGAAGGACAACGCTGCGGACGCGACGAAGCGGGACTGAACCTGCCAACGGTACTCCCGGAAAAAGGGGTCAGGGTCCTTTTTCGATGCGGAGCCGATCGGACTGGAAACAACGCACATGTCGAAAAAGGACCCTGACCCCTTTTTCCTCGCGACGACCCACGACATGACCGCCCAAAACTCACTCGTCCCCATCGTCATCGAAAAGTCCGGCCGCGGGGAGCGGGCTTACGACATCTACTCGCGCCTGCTCAAGGACCGCATCATCATGCTCTCCGGGCCCGTCACCGACGACTCGGCGAACATCATCATTGCCCAGATGCTGTTCCTCTCGAACGACGACCCCAAGACCGACATCCAGTTCTACATCAACAGCCCCGGCGGCAGCGTCTCGGCCGGCTTCGGGATCATCGACACGATGAAGTTCCTCCGCTGCGATGTCGCGACCACCTGCATCGGCATGGGCGCGTCGATGGGCTCGGCGCTGCTCTCGGCCGGGACCAAGGGCAAGCGTTCGGTCC encodes:
- a CDS encoding ATP-dependent DNA helicase RecG, yielding MDIERLTGVGPKRAEVFRAKGVRTARDLLDYFPRRYQFESEERDIVELVPEQIQSARGEIVATNYVPGRRGRFEATLEDETGKLALSWFNAAWLRNRLSPGTRVRVRGKVRSFRSLPQMTQPKWEVVDDETPTTDEAMFRPIYAATADLASDEIVAIVKDNIDAMLADVEEWFDEALLTERNLPGRAEAYRLVHMPTSWRDALAGRRRLVFDELMLLQLGLQIGRRERERRLSAPVLRIDKTLDGRIRGRFPFDMTRAQQNAVFQIAADLKSGRPMNRLLQGDVGSGKTVVALYAMLIAVANKMQCAFLAPTEVLAEQHYRNLSKMLEGSKVGVDLVTGRTKRAGGGVGAAMFDQTDIAVGTQALLQKDIDFANLGLVIIDEQHKLGVKQRGHLMNAGTSPHYLVMTATPIPRTLALSYLSDFDVTTLDELPPGRQPIRTYHLKPRERKKAYDFVRRQVEEGRQAYVVLPQIDDDGLSDTASVRKHFDDLKKKYLKGLRIGMMHGQLPPDEKQQTMADFRDGELDVLVSTTVIEVGVDVPNSTVMVI
- a CDS encoding ATP-dependent Clp protease proteolytic subunit, with amino-acid sequence MNGLDPQTIGGLLNRPMPQNMPMAAPGPNYQRTREMTLEEMLLENRVVFLIGEINHASASRVIMQMLYLQSVKRDADINFYINSPGGVVDDTLAMYDIMRFLSCDVATYCLGRAQSGGAIVLAAGTKGKRFILPNANVMIHQPYGGVYGQTSDIEIQAEEILKTKNNLNSILAKCTGQDVERIAEDAERDKFFNAQEAKAYGLVDEVLGEDAEEEKKDNAADATKRD
- a CDS encoding ARMT1-like domain-containing protein gives rise to the protein MSPFVQLADPSSYVACKIDLVSDDPQREYWCDFFPQNVRNVLGRLTAPQARKDACIAEFDKRFAAFKVDPRSFGNVVTMYDIDVWREDIFRRHGFDDPFAGDKASENAKMLPVLPSVLAHLDELDGDELALALVRGVFAGNVFDMGAPATAKTFQNGGVGFEETRDGIKPRPWLIDDFDTLRPRLVDVTHKHCVYFVDNAGSDVLLGALPFMRHLARHGCRVTIAANKLPALNDVTAADMRRLWPEVCEVAPSFADLPIQIVCTGTGEPQIDLLNVSDELNEVAADADLVVLEGMGRGIETNLDADLRCDRLNLAMLKDEWFAKPLGGELYDVVCRYVPA
- a CDS encoding ATP-dependent Clp protease proteolytic subunit, giving the protein MTAQNSLVPIVIEKSGRGERAYDIYSRLLKDRIIMLSGPVTDDSANIIIAQMLFLSNDDPKTDIQFYINSPGGSVSAGFGIIDTMKFLRCDVATTCIGMGASMGSALLSAGTKGKRSVLPNSQVMLHQPLLGGVMQGQATDLGIEAKHMLRLRNRLYDMMAEWTGKSPETILADFDRNKWLFAEEAVEYGCADQVIEKAPEGVARAADEDDA